From the Candidatus Bathyarchaeota archaeon genome, one window contains:
- a CDS encoding metal-dependent transcriptional regulator, giving the protein MEKAISHEAEEYIEVIYRLQKQGGAAKTKDISNALHVVPGSVTNTIQHLENLGLVVHEPYRGAKLTYEGEKIAMDILRKHRLAERLLTDVLEADWSNVHEDACKLEHALTKNVVALLEKRLGYPKACPHGNPIPTENGVVEEKNCTPLTTADPSHGYVVESISNEESETLRQLALKCIKPGVQVKIIKHDTQHVCFLVEGKEHRIDHSLAAVVLLRKMEEKKCR; this is encoded by the coding sequence ATGGAAAAAGCAATCTCACATGAAGCCGAAGAATACATCGAAGTTATCTACAGGCTTCAAAAGCAAGGTGGAGCCGCAAAAACCAAAGACATCTCCAACGCGCTACACGTTGTCCCAGGCTCAGTAACCAACACCATCCAACACTTAGAGAACCTTGGCTTGGTGGTTCATGAACCCTACCGTGGAGCAAAACTCACCTACGAGGGCGAAAAAATTGCCATGGACATCCTAAGAAAGCACCGTTTGGCAGAGAGGCTCTTAACCGACGTGCTAGAGGCGGATTGGAGCAACGTGCACGAGGATGCCTGCAAGCTGGAGCATGCGTTAACCAAAAACGTGGTCGCACTCTTAGAGAAAAGGCTGGGTTACCCCAAAGCGTGCCCGCATGGAAACCCCATACCAACCGAAAACGGCGTGGTCGAAGAAAAAAACTGTACGCCGCTAACAACTGCTGATCCAAGCCACGGCTACGTTGTGGAGAGCATCAGTAACGAGGAATCAGAAACGCTACGGCAGTTGGCGTTAAAATGCATCAAACCAGGCGTGCAGGTCAAAATCATCAAACACGACACGCAACACGTGTGCTTTCTTGTTGAAGGAAAAGAGCACCGCATAGACCACAGCTTGGCAGCGGTTGTTTTGCTCAGAAAAATGGAGGAAAAAAAGTGCAGATAA
- the pyrH gene encoding UMP kinase, producing the protein MRVVLRIGGSVVASPINPGLIAEYAELLKVLKLQGHEVAVVVGGGALAREFIQIGKKLDLQMQAQDEIAISVSRLFAQVFLKRVGDLACEKVAVTLDEAAAYLQTGKILFMGGLRPGITTDAVAALVAEHVHADLLVKGTDQDGIYNKDPRKHSDAVKLDQLRFEDLQNIFSQSTHTAGMHQIVDPEAIKVLKRNRLKLVAVNGFKPQNILAAVNGEKIGTVVT; encoded by the coding sequence ATGCGTGTTGTGCTTAGAATCGGCGGTTCTGTTGTTGCGTCTCCTATTAATCCTGGTCTTATTGCTGAGTATGCTGAGTTGTTGAAGGTTTTGAAGCTGCAGGGGCATGAGGTTGCGGTAGTTGTGGGCGGCGGCGCGTTAGCTCGTGAATTCATCCAAATCGGCAAGAAGCTGGATTTGCAAATGCAAGCTCAAGACGAAATCGCCATATCCGTTTCCCGGTTGTTTGCTCAGGTTTTCCTCAAGCGCGTCGGCGATTTGGCATGCGAAAAAGTGGCGGTAACGCTTGATGAAGCCGCAGCGTACCTGCAGACAGGCAAAATCCTGTTCATGGGCGGCTTGCGGCCTGGAATCACCACGGATGCGGTTGCCGCTTTAGTTGCCGAGCACGTACACGCAGATTTGCTAGTCAAAGGCACCGACCAAGACGGCATCTACAACAAAGACCCCCGCAAACACAGCGACGCAGTAAAGCTTGACCAGCTGCGCTTTGAAGACCTGCAAAACATCTTTAGCCAAAGCACCCACACCGCAGGCATGCACCAAATCGTCGACCCCGAAGCCATCAAAGTCCTCAAACGCAACCGCCTAAAACTCGTCGCCGTAAACGGATTCAAACCCCAAAACATCCTCGCCGCCGTGAACGGAGAAAAAATTGGAACTGTCGTCACTTAA
- a CDS encoding ArsR family transcriptional regulator produces MSLPHRARGVKVLKAVSSPLRLQILNFLFDKGALSYTELMNALKMNPSRDAGRFAYHLKFLLKAGLVEADADAKKYFLTDLGKMVIDIAERVEKKAVKPKGMLVRTSHFTFEEFDPNKIANSLTKEAKMPVELAQKTAKETEKIVVKAKTKYLTAPLIREIVNVILIEKGLEEYRHKLTRLGLPVHEVSALVERKNPDKPEDVTCMAGKTVFREYTLLNVFPRDIADAHVSGTLHINDLSTWLLKPSEIVHDLRFFFQNGLKTEKLNTQQHSQTSPENFGAALAMAFNVLLFTQQEVNTTQTVECFNVFLAPYIRGLDEEHIKQELRLFIMNLNQHVDAALGLELPPSDALARKTAIGPKTTTGTYADFTKESNRLASLILEVLAKTSQIKPLTNPKVIVKINKKTLSDPEAQQILLKAHEIAADKGIVYFASLFGAQGTNVAFSASGVKLEATLSGDWETDTLRTGCLGCVTLNLPRIVREGEQDKTKFFSILKERCELAARALGIKQRALRHHGKNALPFLTQGTNGDTYFRLENCCGAVNLAGFNEAVVSFMGKDLNQEESVEFAKEVVKNTRTYLQRVGKRHGKRLFPAILHSSQASKRLAHLDIEKYGIAKTKFSGTRDKPFYATTRRLQMQQGNFPNVPLEQLDWENNLKGLNKGANLTIVDIDDTENTAEALMKFTAQLMQKHNVELLTYNRGVTYCSNCVKSWFGTSHKCPSCGSIGTVTTFDRYQGT; encoded by the coding sequence ATGTCATTGCCTCATCGTGCCCGCGGAGTTAAAGTTCTTAAAGCTGTTTCGTCACCGTTGAGGCTGCAGATTCTCAATTTCCTCTTCGACAAGGGCGCCCTGAGCTACACGGAACTAATGAATGCATTGAAGATGAACCCAAGCCGTGACGCGGGAAGGTTTGCGTATCACCTAAAGTTTTTGCTCAAAGCAGGGTTGGTGGAGGCTGATGCGGATGCTAAGAAGTATTTTTTGACTGATTTGGGCAAGATGGTTATAGATATTGCGGAGCGTGTGGAGAAGAAGGCGGTTAAGCCTAAGGGCATGCTGGTTCGTACTTCGCATTTCACTTTTGAAGAATTTGACCCTAACAAAATCGCAAACAGCCTGACCAAGGAAGCAAAGATGCCTGTCGAGTTGGCGCAGAAAACCGCTAAGGAAACTGAAAAAATTGTGGTTAAAGCAAAGACGAAGTATTTGACGGCGCCGTTGATTAGGGAAATTGTGAACGTGATTTTGATTGAAAAAGGGCTTGAGGAGTACAGGCATAAGCTGACGCGGTTGGGGTTACCTGTTCATGAAGTCTCGGCGCTTGTGGAACGCAAAAACCCCGACAAACCCGAAGACGTAACTTGCATGGCAGGCAAGACAGTGTTTAGGGAGTACACGTTGCTTAACGTTTTTCCGCGTGACATTGCCGACGCGCATGTTTCGGGCACTTTGCACATTAACGATTTGAGCACATGGTTGTTGAAGCCCAGCGAAATCGTGCATGATTTGCGGTTCTTCTTCCAAAACGGCTTGAAAACCGAAAAACTCAACACGCAACAGCACTCTCAAACGTCCCCAGAAAACTTTGGGGCTGCCTTAGCCATGGCGTTTAACGTTTTGCTCTTCACCCAGCAAGAAGTAAACACAACCCAAACCGTAGAGTGCTTCAACGTTTTCCTTGCCCCCTACATTAGGGGCTTAGATGAGGAGCACATAAAACAGGAACTGCGCCTTTTCATCATGAACCTCAACCAGCACGTAGACGCAGCACTGGGACTTGAGCTGCCGCCTTCCGATGCCCTAGCCCGCAAAACCGCCATAGGACCCAAAACAACCACGGGCACCTACGCCGACTTCACCAAAGAAAGCAACCGGTTAGCCTCACTTATTTTAGAGGTTCTCGCAAAAACCAGCCAAATCAAACCCCTAACCAACCCAAAGGTCATCGTCAAAATAAACAAGAAAACACTCTCAGACCCCGAAGCCCAACAGATTCTGCTCAAAGCCCACGAAATCGCCGCAGACAAAGGCATAGTGTACTTCGCCAGCTTATTTGGGGCACAGGGTACGAACGTAGCGTTTTCTGCATCGGGTGTAAAGCTTGAAGCAACGTTAAGTGGCGACTGGGAAACCGACACATTGCGGACGGGCTGTTTGGGATGCGTCACGCTAAATTTGCCGCGAATCGTGCGGGAAGGCGAACAGGACAAAACCAAGTTTTTTAGCATACTCAAAGAACGCTGCGAATTAGCCGCGCGGGCACTGGGCATCAAACAACGAGCCCTAAGACACCACGGAAAAAACGCTTTGCCGTTTCTAACACAGGGCACTAACGGAGACACGTATTTCAGGTTGGAGAACTGCTGCGGCGCAGTAAACTTGGCGGGTTTCAACGAAGCCGTAGTGAGTTTCATGGGCAAAGATTTGAATCAGGAGGAAAGCGTAGAGTTCGCCAAGGAAGTCGTGAAGAACACAAGGACATACCTGCAACGAGTCGGCAAGCGACACGGAAAACGCCTGTTCCCCGCGATACTACACAGCAGCCAAGCCTCCAAACGCCTAGCTCACTTGGATATCGAAAAGTACGGCATTGCAAAAACAAAGTTTTCAGGAACCCGCGACAAACCCTTCTACGCCACCACCCGCAGGTTGCAGATGCAGCAAGGCAACTTCCCCAACGTTCCCCTAGAGCAGCTTGACTGGGAAAACAACCTCAAAGGACTCAACAAAGGCGCCAACCTAACCATCGTGGACATAGATGATACGGAAAACACGGCGGAGGCGCTAATGAAGTTCACGGCGCAGCTAATGCAAAAACACAACGTTGAACTGTTAACCTACAACAGAGGCGTCACTTACTGCAGCAACTGCGTCAAAAGCTGGTTTGGCACTTCCCACAAATGTCCCTCATGCGGCTCCATAGGAACCGTCACCACATTTGACAGATACCAAGGCACATAA
- a CDS encoding ABC transporter permease, with amino-acid sequence MKTKDVFSYSFSAIKLRKLRAGLTTLGVVIGIAAIVALLSISTGLQSTITGQLEEGLASDTLIVSVNTGGGIGSGDGAGAGGGGLGGGSSSASSGFKLYLNYTEEIKTLSPDIETAFGFISQSGFIQKGDIDGLIRGGITGTDFADYAQVYPTTFVAAQGAIPLTPSDTDIVVGARLHDPWLNGSSVIDVNDEVTILWTNATQLPFTNKTYTANVAAVLEPVGGLGFLGPSDTGVYVPLSQAQSFFGTDEASMIIVKLSGSDQAVIDSVSEAITDYFAGQVTVTSATAILSLVSTIFSTLTLFLGGIAAISLLVAGIGIMNIMIVSLIERTREIGILKALGTKSRTVLAIFLCESAIIGVIGAAIGIVAGWGLSNVVAVVFAGTASGGLAITPVLTPEVLLLALGFGVGVSVIFALYPAWRASKLKPVDALRYE; translated from the coding sequence ATGAAGACCAAAGATGTATTTTCTTACTCGTTTAGCGCGATTAAGCTGCGTAAGCTGCGTGCGGGCTTGACGACTTTGGGTGTGGTCATTGGTATTGCGGCTATTGTTGCGTTGCTTTCTATTTCCACGGGGCTGCAAAGCACCATCACAGGGCAGCTTGAAGAAGGCTTAGCCTCTGATACCCTAATTGTGTCTGTCAACACGGGTGGCGGTATAGGCTCAGGCGATGGCGCAGGTGCAGGCGGTGGCGGATTGGGTGGCGGCAGTTCATCAGCCAGTTCAGGCTTCAAACTGTACCTGAATTACACCGAAGAAATCAAGACGCTCTCGCCTGATATAGAAACCGCGTTTGGCTTCATTTCACAGTCAGGCTTCATCCAAAAAGGCGACATTGACGGGCTCATACGCGGCGGCATAACCGGCACAGACTTTGCTGACTACGCCCAAGTGTACCCCACGACCTTTGTTGCCGCGCAAGGTGCTATTCCGTTAACGCCCTCGGACACGGACATCGTCGTTGGCGCGCGTCTGCATGACCCCTGGCTCAACGGCTCCTCTGTTATCGACGTAAACGATGAAGTTACTATACTTTGGACTAACGCTACGCAGCTTCCCTTCACAAATAAGACTTACACTGCCAACGTTGCTGCTGTTCTTGAACCCGTAGGTGGTCTTGGTTTTCTTGGTCCTTCGGACACGGGAGTGTATGTTCCCCTCTCGCAGGCGCAGAGTTTCTTTGGAACCGACGAAGCCTCCATGATAATAGTTAAGCTATCAGGCAGCGACCAAGCCGTCATCGACAGCGTCTCAGAAGCCATAACCGACTACTTCGCAGGACAAGTCACCGTAACCTCCGCAACCGCCATCCTCTCACTCGTCTCAACCATATTCTCCACGCTAACGCTCTTCCTCGGAGGCATAGCCGCAATCTCGCTGCTCGTCGCAGGCATAGGCATCATGAACATCATGATAGTCTCCCTAATCGAGCGCACCCGCGAAATTGGCATACTCAAAGCCCTAGGAACCAAAAGTCGCACTGTCCTCGCAATATTCCTGTGCGAATCCGCCATAATCGGAGTAATCGGAGCCGCCATAGGCATCGTCGCAGGCTGGGGACTATCCAACGTGGTAGCAGTGGTCTTTGCAGGAACCGCAAGCGGCGGCTTAGCAATAACCCCCGTGTTGACCCCTGAAGTGCTGCTGCTGGCACTAGGCTTTGGCGTAGGCGTAAGCGTTATCTTCGCTCTGTACCCCGCATGGCGCGCCTCAAAACTAAAACCCGTAGACGCCCTACGCTACGAATAA
- a CDS encoding peptidylprolyl isomerase, whose amino-acid sequence MALQKGDFILIDYNAQVKETNEVFDTTSEETATKEHLQKEGEIYEPKLIVVGEGWVLKDLDESFLNMEVDKPQKVEIPPEKAFGPRDSDKVKRVPLKQLASTGANIAIGARIEYGGKNAIIRSIGAGRVLLDFNPPLAGRTLVYDITVTKKLENNEEKVAALIHRRIPIIEASKFNFSLSDKSLTLDMPEDTFYLEGVQIAKRGIAMDMQRFFPDLDETTFVETFKAPPKPKPAAEAKPAAEKEVTEEKPAKEEKPAKAKPAAEKETKPKASKADKEKPAKADSKA is encoded by the coding sequence ATGGCTTTACAAAAAGGAGACTTCATACTAATCGACTATAACGCTCAAGTGAAGGAAACAAACGAAGTTTTCGACACCACCTCCGAGGAAACCGCCACTAAAGAGCATCTTCAAAAAGAAGGCGAAATCTACGAACCCAAACTTATCGTTGTGGGTGAAGGCTGGGTTCTCAAAGACTTAGACGAAAGCTTCCTAAACATGGAAGTAGACAAACCCCAAAAAGTCGAAATCCCCCCAGAAAAAGCCTTTGGCCCCCGCGACAGCGACAAAGTCAAACGTGTCCCCCTCAAACAATTAGCCTCTACCGGTGCAAACATCGCAATCGGTGCACGCATCGAATACGGCGGAAAAAACGCGATTATCCGAAGCATAGGCGCAGGACGTGTCTTGCTTGACTTCAACCCGCCCTTAGCTGGACGCACCCTAGTCTACGACATCACTGTCACCAAAAAACTTGAAAACAACGAAGAAAAAGTTGCCGCTCTAATCCACCGCCGCATACCCATCATCGAAGCATCCAAATTCAACTTCTCTCTTTCCGACAAATCCCTAACTCTTGACATGCCCGAAGACACATTCTACTTGGAGGGCGTGCAAATCGCAAAACGTGGCATAGCCATGGACATGCAACGCTTCTTCCCCGACCTAGACGAAACAACATTCGTTGAAACCTTCAAGGCACCACCAAAACCAAAACCAGCCGCCGAAGCAAAACCTGCTGCTGAGAAAGAAGTCACCGAAGAAAAACCCGCTAAAGAAGAGAAACCTGCCAAAGCAAAGCCTGCTGCTGAGAAAGAAACAAAACCCAAAGCTTCCAAGGCTGACAAAGAAAAGCCAGCAAAAGCTGACTCCAAAGCCTAA
- a CDS encoding NUDIX hydrolase: MKRHYPDHPVAGVGAVILRDDKLLLEKRGNEPAKGQWTIPGGVVELGESLKEAVLRETLEETGLTASNPQLVDVVDQVHLDQKGKIAYHYIIIDYLVHVNPDEPAASSDADELRWVNLNQVETYDLTPSFRRFFTKNKPKLQNASQQHTN; encoded by the coding sequence TTGAAACGACATTACCCCGACCACCCCGTAGCAGGCGTAGGCGCAGTCATTTTGCGTGACGACAAGCTTTTGCTGGAAAAACGAGGTAACGAACCCGCGAAGGGTCAATGGACAATTCCTGGCGGCGTTGTGGAGTTAGGTGAGAGCCTTAAAGAAGCGGTGTTGCGTGAAACCTTAGAAGAAACAGGCTTAACCGCGTCAAACCCGCAGCTTGTAGACGTCGTCGACCAAGTCCACCTAGACCAAAAAGGCAAAATCGCCTACCACTACATCATAATCGACTACCTCGTCCACGTTAACCCCGACGAACCCGCCGCTTCAAGCGACGCCGACGAACTACGCTGGGTAAATCTAAACCAAGTTGAAACCTACGACCTCACACCCTCGTTCAGGCGATTCTTCACAAAAAACAAACCCAAACTCCAAAACGCCTCTCAACAACATACAAATTAG
- a CDS encoding winged helix-turn-helix domain-containing protein → MVDKRKGPVQIRFEMLEFLFFVDKPQLRTHVWRKATDVSYDDFLKHLGYLQAKGFVAETAEGKLLLTVEGRKIYSSLRDSLPSLL, encoded by the coding sequence ATGGTAGATAAACGTAAAGGGCCTGTTCAGATACGTTTTGAAATGCTAGAGTTCTTGTTCTTTGTGGATAAGCCGCAGTTGCGTACGCATGTTTGGCGAAAAGCAACGGATGTTTCGTATGATGATTTTTTGAAGCATCTGGGGTATTTGCAAGCGAAGGGTTTTGTGGCGGAGACTGCGGAGGGAAAACTGTTGCTGACTGTTGAGGGACGAAAAATCTACAGTTCCCTGCGCGATTCCTTGCCCTCTTTGTTGTAG
- a CDS encoding cupin domain-containing protein has translation MDSLIDYQEGSVVSRTLIDKQTGTVTLFAFDEKQGLSEHTAPFDALVYVFDGEAKITISGKSVQVKAGEITVMPANEPHAVEAKTRFKMMLTMVRS, from the coding sequence CTGGACAGTTTGATTGATTACCAAGAAGGCTCAGTGGTCAGCCGAACATTAATTGACAAACAAACGGGAACGGTAACGTTGTTTGCTTTTGACGAAAAACAAGGTCTTAGCGAACACACAGCACCCTTTGACGCCCTTGTCTACGTCTTTGACGGCGAAGCGAAGATTACGATTTCAGGCAAAAGCGTCCAAGTAAAAGCGGGAGAAATCACCGTGATGCCTGCAAATGAGCCACACGCAGTCGAAGCAAAAACAAGATTCAAAATGATGCTAACCATGGTGCGCTCATAA
- a CDS encoding ABC transporter ATP-binding protein, whose protein sequence is MSVATPVVEIKNLKKTYMLGKVPVEALRGLDLTINSGDFVSILGPSGSGKSTLLNLIGALDKPTSGQLLIEGVDIGKLNDNQLTNIRRRIGFVFQFFNLIPRLTAKGNVELSLSIADVGKAERTKRTEQLLESVGLKDRMNHKPAELSGGQQQRVAIARALANNPRFLLMDEPTGNVDSKTAQEVLAIIRKLNAEGVTIIMVTHDQNLAKEARRTIHVFDGVVTKDMVN, encoded by the coding sequence ATGTCAGTGGCAACACCTGTTGTCGAAATAAAAAACCTCAAAAAAACGTATATGCTGGGCAAAGTCCCAGTGGAAGCCCTTCGGGGCTTAGATTTAACCATTAACAGCGGAGACTTCGTTTCAATACTAGGGCCTTCAGGAAGCGGCAAATCAACGCTTCTAAACCTAATTGGCGCCTTAGACAAACCAACCTCCGGACAACTCCTCATCGAAGGCGTAGACATAGGCAAACTCAACGACAACCAACTCACCAACATCCGACGCCGCATAGGCTTTGTTTTCCAATTCTTCAACCTCATTCCACGCTTAACCGCCAAAGGCAACGTCGAGCTGTCCTTGTCTATTGCAGACGTGGGCAAAGCCGAACGCACCAAACGCACAGAACAACTTCTCGAATCCGTCGGACTCAAAGACCGCATGAACCACAAACCCGCAGAACTTAGCGGCGGACAACAACAACGCGTAGCCATAGCCCGCGCCTTAGCAAACAACCCACGCTTTTTGCTCATGGATGAACCCACAGGAAACGTTGACTCCAAAACCGCCCAAGAAGTCCTCGCCATAATCCGCAAACTCAACGCTGAAGGCGTAACCATCATCATGGTAACCCACGACCAAAACCTAGCCAAAGAAGCGCGGCGCACAATCCACGTTTTCGACGGCGTGGTAACAAAGGATATGGTGAATTAA
- a CDS encoding ferrous iron transport protein A — MQIKKSNGKEKEASPKASSNEVSLVNLKEGEKGIMTRTEGCCTGTHRLAEMGLIPGSEIKLLRKCSFHGPLEIQIRGVSLALGYGLACKVMVQPKMASDGE, encoded by the coding sequence GTGCAGATAAAAAAATCCAACGGAAAAGAAAAAGAAGCGTCACCAAAAGCAAGCAGTAACGAAGTTTCACTGGTTAACCTAAAGGAAGGAGAAAAGGGCATAATGACCCGCACCGAAGGATGCTGCACTGGAACCCACCGACTCGCCGAAATGGGACTAATCCCAGGCAGCGAAATCAAACTTTTAAGAAAATGCTCCTTTCATGGTCCGTTGGAGATTCAAATCCGCGGCGTATCCTTAGCGTTGGGTTATGGCTTAGCCTGCAAAGTTATGGTTCAGCCAAAAATGGCTTCTGACGGAGAATAG
- a CDS encoding NAD(P)-dependent glycerol-1-phosphate dehydrogenase encodes MQLPREVIVGKGTLERIPEVVKRLNLTGPALIIAGQKSCEIAGKTVHDLLEQAGMAVDTLLVQTATIRDVLTIEERIMEWKPQVLFGVGGGTKIDAAKLSSAHQGLSFVSVPTTLSHDGISSPLASVRGFGKPYSAMSQAPLAIIADTEIIAQSPWRFTVSGCGDVLAKFTAVKDWELAHMEKDEYYGEYAASLALMSSTLVEKNIQCIKQGNEDGIRILLEALISCGVAMSIAGSSRPCSGSEHLFSHALDMVKSSDAMHGERCGVGAIMMAYLYGADWKRIRETLWHLKAPTTAAEMGVENQDIIKALELATTIRPDRYTILQKLRLNRKQCEQVAKNTQVIE; translated from the coding sequence ATGCAGCTTCCACGAGAGGTTATCGTCGGTAAGGGGACGCTTGAACGTATCCCTGAAGTGGTCAAAAGATTAAACCTCACTGGACCCGCGTTGATAATTGCTGGGCAAAAAAGCTGTGAAATTGCGGGAAAAACAGTTCATGACCTTCTAGAACAGGCAGGTATGGCAGTGGACACGTTGCTGGTTCAGACCGCGACGATTAGGGATGTTTTGACTATTGAGGAGAGGATTATGGAGTGGAAGCCTCAGGTTCTTTTTGGCGTAGGCGGAGGCACCAAGATTGACGCAGCAAAACTAAGTTCCGCGCATCAAGGACTATCTTTTGTGAGTGTACCCACTACGTTGAGTCACGACGGAATTTCCAGTCCCCTTGCTTCGGTTAGAGGCTTTGGGAAACCGTACTCCGCCATGTCCCAAGCACCCTTAGCCATAATCGCCGACACCGAAATCATAGCGCAGTCTCCCTGGCGCTTTACCGTAAGCGGATGCGGAGACGTACTAGCAAAGTTCACCGCCGTCAAAGACTGGGAACTGGCGCACATGGAAAAAGACGAGTACTACGGAGAATACGCTGCCAGCTTAGCCCTGATGAGTTCGACACTTGTGGAAAAAAACATTCAATGCATCAAACAAGGCAACGAAGACGGCATACGCATACTCTTAGAGGCGCTAATTAGCTGCGGAGTAGCCATGAGCATCGCGGGAAGCAGCCGCCCCTGCAGCGGCTCCGAACACCTCTTTAGCCACGCCTTAGACATGGTAAAAAGCTCTGATGCCATGCACGGCGAACGCTGCGGAGTAGGCGCAATCATGATGGCATACCTATACGGAGCCGACTGGAAACGCATACGCGAAACCCTATGGCACCTCAAAGCACCCACCACCGCAGCCGAAATGGGCGTAGAAAACCAAGACATCATAAAAGCCCTAGAACTGGCAACCACCATACGCCCCGACAGATACACAATCCTGCAAAAACTACGGCTAAACCGCAAACAATGTGAACAGGTAGCAAAAAACACCCAAGTAATAGAATAA
- a CDS encoding class I SAM-dependent methyltransferase: MDAKVKTVHDECARSYDDACRQTESYAHEIVFGLTYEFVQAQQTLLDVGVGTGLGSVLFHKAGLVVYGVDHSEEMLGVCREKAFAKELKTCDLRIGNWPYTDNQFHHAICCGVFHFIRDLDVFFAETRRVLQNSGTFSFTTIDKTDKACYLDESGICIYCHSQDDIRELAKKYGFTLLKTVAFYAFKTPAKKEQLLFRAYTLQKL, from the coding sequence ATGGACGCAAAGGTTAAGACAGTGCATGATGAATGTGCCCGTTCCTATGATGATGCTTGCAGACAGACGGAGTCGTACGCGCATGAAATCGTGTTTGGGTTAACCTACGAATTCGTCCAAGCTCAGCAGACCCTGCTGGATGTTGGGGTGGGTACTGGATTGGGTTCTGTGCTTTTCCACAAGGCTGGATTGGTTGTTTACGGTGTAGACCACTCGGAAGAGATGCTTGGCGTTTGCAGGGAAAAAGCGTTTGCAAAAGAACTCAAAACCTGCGACCTGCGCATAGGCAACTGGCCCTACACTGACAACCAGTTCCACCATGCCATCTGCTGTGGTGTCTTCCACTTTATCCGCGACCTTGACGTTTTTTTCGCTGAAACCCGTCGCGTACTGCAAAACAGCGGAACCTTTAGCTTCACCACCATAGACAAAACCGACAAGGCTTGTTACTTGGATGAATCAGGCATCTGCATATACTGCCACAGCCAAGACGACATACGCGAGCTCGCAAAAAAGTACGGTTTCACGCTGCTAAAAACCGTGGCGTTTTACGCGTTCAAAACACCCGCCAAAAAAGAACAGCTCCTCTTTAGAGCCTATACCCTGCAAAAACTCTAA
- the pyrB gene encoding aspartate carbamoyltransferase: protein MEFQGRDITSIEGLTQQEINHILKTSKDMEPLAATGSDMLKGKILANIFFEPSTRTRLSFESAMLKLGGSVIGFADAESTSVAKGENLADTMRTIENYADIIALRHPLEGAAKLAAEFSSVPVINAGSGAEEHPTQALIDLYTIQKERGRIDGLKIALVGDLRYGRTVHSLAYALSFYDIKLTLVSPESLKMRREVLRSIQSKINVCETQHLEEVIPNVDVLYVTRIQKERFPAQADYAKVQGAYRIDLKALAEAKDDLIILHPLPRVDEIAPEVDATPKARYFQQVWNGVVVRMALLSLVLGATK from the coding sequence GTGGAGTTTCAAGGAAGAGACATTACTTCTATTGAAGGCTTGACTCAGCAGGAAATCAACCATATCCTCAAAACCAGCAAAGACATGGAACCCCTTGCCGCAACAGGCTCAGACATGCTAAAAGGCAAAATCTTGGCGAACATCTTTTTCGAACCCAGCACCCGCACGCGCCTAAGTTTCGAATCCGCCATGCTCAAGCTGGGAGGAAGCGTCATCGGATTTGCCGACGCCGAAAGCACCAGCGTAGCCAAAGGCGAAAACCTCGCCGACACCATGCGCACCATAGAAAACTACGCCGACATCATCGCTCTTAGGCACCCACTGGAGGGCGCAGCCAAACTCGCTGCCGAATTCTCCTCTGTCCCAGTCATAAACGCAGGCAGCGGAGCCGAAGAACACCCAACCCAAGCTCTCATTGACCTGTACACTATCCAAAAAGAACGCGGCAGAATTGACGGCTTAAAAATCGCGTTGGTGGGTGATTTGCGTTATGGGCGAACGGTGCATTCGTTGGCGTATGCGTTGTCGTTTTATGATATCAAGTTGACCTTGGTTTCGCCTGAAAGCCTCAAGATGCGCCGCGAAGTCTTGCGCAGTATACAAAGCAAAATCAACGTTTGCGAAACCCAGCATCTAGAAGAGGTAATCCCAAACGTGGATGTTCTTTACGTTACTCGTATCCAAAAAGAACGCTTCCCCGCCCAAGCTGACTACGCAAAAGTTCAAGGCGCATACCGTATAGACCTAAAAGCCCTCGCAGAAGCCAAAGACGACCTTATAATTTTGCATCCTTTGCCGCGCGTGGACGAAATCGCCCCCGAAGTTGATGCTACGCCAAAGGCTCGTTACTTCCAGCAGGTCTGGAACGGCGTAGTTGTCAGGATGGCGCTGCTTTCACTGGTTTTGGGCGCCACCAAATAA